The DNA window TGCGACCGCTGAAAAAGTAACGGAAGCTTTCAAAATCATTCTTTCAGATAAGAATGTAAAAGGAATTTTCGTTAACATTTTTGGCGGTATCATGAAGTGTGACATCATTGCAGAAGGCGTTATTCAAGCTGCCAAAGAAGTAAGTCTTGAAGTGCCATTAGTAGTCCGTCTTGAAGGAACAAACGTAGAAATCGGTAAAAAACTGCTGAATGAATCAGGTCTTAATATCGTAGCTGCTGGAACAATGGCAGACGGCGCTAAACAGATCGTAGAACTTGTAGGCTAAAGAAGGGCAGGGACAAAAATGAGTGTATACATTAACAAAGACACAAAAGTGCTTGTACAAGGAATTACAGGGTCAACTGCCCTTTTCCATACAAAGCAAATGCTTGAATACGGAACGAAAATCGTTGCGGGTGTAACACCAGGTAAAGGCGGAACTGAAGCTGAAGGCGTACCTGTCTTCAATACTGTTGAAGAAGCAGTAAAAGCTACAGGCGCTAACGTATCTGTAATTTACGTACCGGCACCTTTCGCAGCAGACGCAATTCTTGAGGCTGTTGAAGCTGAGCTTGACATGGCAATTTGTATCACTGAGCACATTCCTGTATTGGATATGGTGAAAGTGAACCGTTACATGGAAGGCAAGAAAACACGTCTTGTTGGACCAAACTGCCCGGGCGTTATCACTCCGGACGAATGTAAAATCGGCATCATGCCTGGATACATTCACAAAAAAGGACATGTTGGCGTTGTTTCACGTTCAGGTACATTGACGTATGAAGCGACTCACCAATTGTCTGAAGAGGGAATTGGCCAATCGACAGCTGTCGGTATCGGTGGAGACCCTGTAAACGGTACAAACTTTATCGATGTGTTGAAAGAATTCAACGAAGATGAAGATACGTACGCAGTTGTTATGATCGGTGAAATCGGCGGAACAGCTGAAGAAGAAGCTGCTGAGTGGGTTAAAGCGAACATGACAAAACCTGTTGTCGGATTTATCGGCGGACAAACTGCACCTGAAGGAAAACGTATGGGCCATGCCGGTGCGATTATTTCTGGCGGTAAAGGAACAGCTGCTGATAAAATCAAAGCAATGAATGAAGCTGGAATCGAAGTTGCAGACACTCCATCCGTAATTGGAGAAACGTTGATCAAAGTGATTAAAGAAAAAGGTTTATACGACAAGTGTAAAACTCATTGATCTATAAGGAAGGCTCAAAATGCTGTGTTATCAGTATTTTGAGCCTTTTTTTGCATTGTGATAATCCGGTGAAAGCAAACTGGCAATAACTGAATTAATTATAGAATTCCTGATTTTATCAAAACCGATACAGTACTGACTGTTTTATCTTAGCTTTTGATAATCCATTAAAAGGATTCTGTCCGAACGGTCATATGGTTAGTACAAAACTTTACTATTCATTTTCCTTTATTTACAGCAAGTGTAAAACCTATTAATATGGACTATAAGTGCATGCGAAGATATGCATTTTTACCTTAAAAAAGAACAGGAGGAATAACATGAACAAAGAATTTACAGAACGGTTACTAGCGCTGCATTACGTATATCCAAAAAGTTTGAACAAATTACTGCCACTACTGGCGGATGATCCAGATTTATCAGCACTTGAACAAAAATCACCAAATGAATTAATGTCACTACTGAACATTAAATTAGAACAAGCAATCAAACTAAAAGCCTCTTACAGACAATCCCTGACATATCCCTTACATGAAGCCTACGACAAATATAGGATCCTCCCCATGTCTTATCAACATCCTTTCTATCCCGAAAGTTTATTTGAATTAATCGATCCACCAGCTGTACTTTATGCGAAAGGAGACATTGCTTTACTCGCAAATTCTCAAAAAATAGCCATCATCGGTTCCCGAAAAGCCTCTTCATACACACAAAAAGCTCTTGAAAAAATCGTACCTCCGCTTGTTGAAAGCGGTTTTGTTATTGTCAGTGGGCTAGCAAGAGGCGCAGATGCTATGGCCCATCAAAAAACGATTGATTTAGGTGGTCGAACGATTGCTGTTACAGGTAGTGGTTTTTTGCATCCTTACCCAAAAGAAAACAACGCATTAAACGATATAATAGAAGAAAAACAGTTGGTTTTGACTGAGTATCCCCCTTATATGAAACCCTTAAAATGGAATTTTCCGATGAGAAATCGCATCATTAGTGGATTATCTAAAGGAATTGTTGTAACGGAAGCTCTAGTGAAAAGTGGTACTTTGAGTACAATTGAACATGCGCTAGATCACGGAAAAGATATTTTTGCAGTTCCTGGAGATATTGGTTCGCTATTATCTGAAGGACCGCATAAATTAATTTTAGAAGGCGCAAAACCCGTGTGGAATGGCTGGCAAGTACTCGAAGAATACCAACAAATGACAGCTGAAAAACAATGAAAAAAATGAAAAGCCTTGCATTAAGCTAAAATCTGTTATACATTTTGCAACAGGTAATTCTTTTAAGCATTTTGAGAAACCTCTATGAGGAGGAAATAGTTATGGCGGATTTTTTAGTGATTGTTGAGTCGCCTGCAAAGGCTAAGACGATCGAACGGTATTTGGGTAAGAAATATAAAGTCCGTGCTTCACTTGGACATTTACGCGATTTGCCCCGGAGTCAAATGGGTGTAGACGTGGAAAACAATTATGAACCTCGATATATTACGATAAGAGGTAAAGGACCAATTTTGCAAGATCTTAAAAAAGAAGCGAAAAAAGCGAAGAAAGTCTTTCTCGCGGCTGACCCCGACAGAGAAGGAGAAGCAATTGCATGGCATTTGGCGACGGCACTCGGTATTGATCAAACTTCAGATTGCCGTGTCGTTTTTAATGAAATTACCAAAGATGCGATTAAGGAATCATTTAAGCATCCGCGTAAAATTGATATGGACTTAGTCGATGCGCAACAAGCACGACGGATATTAGATCGACTTGTCGGCTACAGCATCAGCCCATTACTTTGGAAAAAAGTAAAAAAAGGCTTATCAGCTGGACGCGTACAATCTGTCGCGTTGCGTTTAGTTATCGATCGAGAAAATGAAATCAAGAGCTTCGAACCAGAGGAATACTGGTCAATCACTGGAGAGTTCGAAAAAGCGAAGAAAAACTTCGAAGCGCAATTTTATGGCAACACAAAAGAAAAAATGAAATTGCATAATGAGGCTGACGTTAAAGCGGTCATGTCTTCCATGTCAGGAAAAAACTTTACCGTAAATCGCGTAGTGAAAAAAGAAAGAAAAAGAAACCCTTCTCCTTCTTTTACAACTTCTTCACTTCAGCAAGAAGCTGCTCGTAAATTAAACTTCCGAGCTAAAAAGACCATGATGCTTGCACAACAGCTGTATGAAGGTATTTCAGTAGGGAAAGAAGGCATCACGGGTTTGATTACGTATATGAGAACGGACTCTACCCGAATCTCGGATACGGCAAAAAAAGACACAATGGACTTTATCGTCGAGAACTACGGCGAGGAATACGTGACACAAAAAGCGCCAGCTAAGCAGTCAGCAAAATCACAAGACGCCCATGAAGCGGTTCGACCGACAAGCGTGATGAGAACGCCAGAATCGATGAAGAGCATTTTATCACGTGATCTTTACCGTCTATATAAATTGATTTGGGATCGATTTGTAGCGAGCCAAATGTCATCGGCTGTTCTAGATACAGTTATGGCAGAGTTGCAAAACGGTGAAGCAGTGTTCCGTGCAAATGGTTCTCAGGTTAAGTTTCCCGGTTTTATGAAGCTTTATATTGAAGGCACCGATGACCAGAAAGAAGAAAAAGATAATATACTGCCGGAAATGGCTGAAGGCGATATCGTGAAAGCGGTCGACGTTACACCAAATCAGCATTTTACGCAGCCACCTCCGCGCTTTACAGAGGCTCGCTTAGTACGAGCACTTGAAGAACTAGGAATTGGACGTCCATCAACTTATGCACCAACTTTGGATACCATTCAAAAACGTGGCTATGTTACATTAGACGCTAAACGCTTTATTCCAACGGAGCTGGGTGAAATTGTTCATCAGCTAGTGCTCGAGTTTTTCCCGGACATTTTAAATATCGAATTTACGGCTAAAATGGAGCATGATTTGGATACAGTGGAAGATGGCGAAATTGAATGGCGCACCATTATCGATGCTTTTTACCAGAAATTCGAAAAAAATGTCGAAGTGGCAGAAAATGAAATGGAAAAAGTACAGATTAAAGATGAACCAGCTGGTGAAGATTGCGAACTGTGTGGTTCGGCAATGGTTTATAAATTGGGACGTTATGGTAAGTTCATGGCTTGTAGCAATTTCCCTGAATGCCGAAATACAAAAGCCATCGTCAAGCACATTGGCGTGAAATGCCCAACATGTAAAGAAGGCGAAATTGTTGAAAGAAAAAGTAAGAAGCGCCGGATATTCTACGGCTGCGAACGTTACCCAGAATGTGAATTCGTATCATGGGATAAACCAATTGAACGCCCATGTCCGAAATGTAACGAGTTGCTGGTAGAGAAAAAAGTGAAAAAAGGCGTTCAAATCAATTGCACAAGCTGTGATTATAAAGAAGAAGTTCAATAATACTATAGAGGTGTTTGAAAATGACGAAATATGTAAACGTAATTGGGGCAGGATTAGCTGGTAGTGAAGCAGCGTGGCAAATCGCAAAACGCGGGATTAATGTCCGTTTATACGAAATGCGCCCTGTTAAACAGACGGCAGCCCATCATACAGACAAATTTGCCGAGTTGGTGTGCAGCAATTCACTACGTGCTAACTCTTTAACTAATGCAGTTGGAGTTATTAAAGAAGAAATGCGTAAACTGGATTCAGTGATTATCGAATCAGCAGACGGTGCGTCTGTACCGGCTGGAGGGGCACTTGCGGTGGATCGCCATGAATTTGCGGCGGCCGTTACTGACAAAGTAAAAAACCATCCGTTAGTAGAAGTAATCAACGAAGAAGTAACAGAGATTCCAGAAGGCATTACGATTATCGCGACAGGCCCATTAACATCTCCTGCGCTTGCTGAAAAAATACGTGGCTTGACTGGCGAAGAATATTTATACTTCTATGATGCAGCAGCGCCAATCGTTGAAAAAGACAGTATTGATATGGATAAGGTTTATTTGAAGTCCCGTTACGATAAAGGCGAAGCGGCTTACCTGAACTGTCCGATGACAGAAGAAGAATTTAAACGTTTCCACACCGCGCTTGTCGAAGCAGAAGTTGTGCCTCTGAAAGAATTTGAAAAAGAGATTTATTTTGAAGGCTGTATGCCTGTCGAAGTGATGGCGGCTAGAGGTGAAAAAACCTTAACGTTTGGTCCGATGAAACCAGTAGGACTAGAAGATCCGAAAACAGGCGAGCGTCCGTATGCGGTCGTTCAACTTCGTCAAGACGACGCTGCTGGAACACTTTACAATATTGTTGGATTCCAGACGCATTTAAAATGGGGACCTCAAAAAGAGGTATTGAAATTAATTCCTGGTTTAGAGAATGTGGAAATTGTGCGTTATGGTGTGATGCACCGTAACACGTTCATCAATTCACCACGCGTATTGAAACCGACGTATCAGCTGAAAGCAGATGCCAATATCTTCTTCGCAGGTCAAATGACTGGAGTCGAAGGGTATGTAGAATCTGCAGGAAGTGGGTTACTAGCAGGAATCAATGCAGCGAAATTAGCGTTGGGCGAAGAATTGCTAGTGTTCCCAGCGGACACAGCGTTAGGTAGCATGGCACGTTACATTACTGAAGCAGACAGCAAGAATT is part of the Planococcus kocurii genome and encodes:
- the sucD gene encoding succinate--CoA ligase subunit alpha, translated to MSVYINKDTKVLVQGITGSTALFHTKQMLEYGTKIVAGVTPGKGGTEAEGVPVFNTVEEAVKATGANVSVIYVPAPFAADAILEAVEAELDMAICITEHIPVLDMVKVNRYMEGKKTRLVGPNCPGVITPDECKIGIMPGYIHKKGHVGVVSRSGTLTYEATHQLSEEGIGQSTAVGIGGDPVNGTNFIDVLKEFNEDEDTYAVVMIGEIGGTAEEEAAEWVKANMTKPVVGFIGGQTAPEGKRMGHAGAIISGGKGTAADKIKAMNEAGIEVADTPSVIGETLIKVIKEKGLYDKCKTH
- the dprA gene encoding DNA-processing protein DprA — its product is MNKEFTERLLALHYVYPKSLNKLLPLLADDPDLSALEQKSPNELMSLLNIKLEQAIKLKASYRQSLTYPLHEAYDKYRILPMSYQHPFYPESLFELIDPPAVLYAKGDIALLANSQKIAIIGSRKASSYTQKALEKIVPPLVESGFVIVSGLARGADAMAHQKTIDLGGRTIAVTGSGFLHPYPKENNALNDIIEEKQLVLTEYPPYMKPLKWNFPMRNRIISGLSKGIVVTEALVKSGTLSTIEHALDHGKDIFAVPGDIGSLLSEGPHKLILEGAKPVWNGWQVLEEYQQMTAEKQ
- the topA gene encoding type I DNA topoisomerase, giving the protein MADFLVIVESPAKAKTIERYLGKKYKVRASLGHLRDLPRSQMGVDVENNYEPRYITIRGKGPILQDLKKEAKKAKKVFLAADPDREGEAIAWHLATALGIDQTSDCRVVFNEITKDAIKESFKHPRKIDMDLVDAQQARRILDRLVGYSISPLLWKKVKKGLSAGRVQSVALRLVIDRENEIKSFEPEEYWSITGEFEKAKKNFEAQFYGNTKEKMKLHNEADVKAVMSSMSGKNFTVNRVVKKERKRNPSPSFTTSSLQQEAARKLNFRAKKTMMLAQQLYEGISVGKEGITGLITYMRTDSTRISDTAKKDTMDFIVENYGEEYVTQKAPAKQSAKSQDAHEAVRPTSVMRTPESMKSILSRDLYRLYKLIWDRFVASQMSSAVLDTVMAELQNGEAVFRANGSQVKFPGFMKLYIEGTDDQKEEKDNILPEMAEGDIVKAVDVTPNQHFTQPPPRFTEARLVRALEELGIGRPSTYAPTLDTIQKRGYVTLDAKRFIPTELGEIVHQLVLEFFPDILNIEFTAKMEHDLDTVEDGEIEWRTIIDAFYQKFEKNVEVAENEMEKVQIKDEPAGEDCELCGSAMVYKLGRYGKFMACSNFPECRNTKAIVKHIGVKCPTCKEGEIVERKSKKRRIFYGCERYPECEFVSWDKPIERPCPKCNELLVEKKVKKGVQINCTSCDYKEEVQ
- the trmFO gene encoding FADH(2)-oxidizing methylenetetrahydrofolate--tRNA-(uracil(54)-C(5))-methyltransferase TrmFO, whose protein sequence is MTKYVNVIGAGLAGSEAAWQIAKRGINVRLYEMRPVKQTAAHHTDKFAELVCSNSLRANSLTNAVGVIKEEMRKLDSVIIESADGASVPAGGALAVDRHEFAAAVTDKVKNHPLVEVINEEVTEIPEGITIIATGPLTSPALAEKIRGLTGEEYLYFYDAAAPIVEKDSIDMDKVYLKSRYDKGEAAYLNCPMTEEEFKRFHTALVEAEVVPLKEFEKEIYFEGCMPVEVMAARGEKTLTFGPMKPVGLEDPKTGERPYAVVQLRQDDAAGTLYNIVGFQTHLKWGPQKEVLKLIPGLENVEIVRYGVMHRNTFINSPRVLKPTYQLKADANIFFAGQMTGVEGYVESAGSGLLAGINAAKLALGEELLVFPADTALGSMARYITEADSKNFQPMNVNFGLFPELGERIRSKQERAERHANRALESIQNYMNTVTV